One segment of Tamlana crocina DNA contains the following:
- a CDS encoding family 78 glycoside hydrolase catalytic domain, which translates to MKITPITTRFSSLVIIITFFSLVACKPSSITIEELKCEYRTNPLGIDNTAPRFSWIMVDAEKSRGQKQTAYQILVASSLEQLNADTGDLWDSGKITSNQSVNVKFDGNTLESGKHYFWKVKIWDANGFESNWSEITHFSMGLLNPEDWKGEWIYKKDQNKKDHNWYRKNVSLDKTPQSAFIYIASFGYHELYVNGKKVGDEVMNPVNSFFKKRLPYLTYDIKDYLKKGDNVIGIWHAAGWARWGRVKDYFDPPFVFKAQANIDLGEDRMTIVSDASWKCKKSYSSYNSSWDILDFGGEIIDERLREDDWNTAEYDDSNWANAVVFDETEMQDVALADINLGPKGAIRAPSTDANPPTSKITATLSAQMVEPQVKFKEVKPIGVAKNEEGNYVIDMGENYTGYFEMNLYNGKAGDTVTFEIADHKEVSTSWEQRSKYIYDKTGKGHFTNRFNLAGGRFVTIYGINYKPELKDIKGYVITNNRKQISQFESSSELLNKIYQVNLNTYIANTIDGILVDCPHRERRGWGEVTVAAMYGDALPNFESGAYMMQYAQLMQDTQAEDGKMRAVINGDDFEFLMWMANSPITIWETYRMLGDKQLLENHYPTLKKWMHWLYEHSNFDTQDALRIGERGTLEFPGLGDWCTPRGNFWTSSNSPESEHFNNCVYAFMLKSAFEIAKTLDKTDDVKLFSDRLEVQRKATHQKIYDAQTGKYGEGHQVNQAFALLSGVTPESEQQKVYDNLVDQVLYKFPYYDTGSSGQALYTRYFIEHGERMDLIYELLKDKRHPSYGYFLEQGKTVWPERWSAIGNSQIHTCYTGIGGYFIKGFAGIRPDAENPGMQQFVVKPAPVDDLSFANTSYKSMYGTIVSNWNKSAEGAAFHIEIPVNTSAKIYIPANQKEDVLEGGTIAEKSKGIKYMGTEKSNAVGNYAIFEVESGVYDFKVTELPKVIYPDPLNKPDNLALIGRMNASSMTIDSEKLPLFEAFRANDESLETYWKSASTTNEWLEVEWFKPQTFNKIVVSENGLNITNYQLQFWDGSQWKGITNGTLCGANKVHEFDEVTSNKCRLFINQAKTKVGISEIQVFNTIK; encoded by the coding sequence ATGAAAATTACACCTATTACCACTAGGTTTTCATCACTCGTCATAATTATTACATTTTTTTCATTGGTGGCGTGCAAACCTTCTTCAATTACTATTGAAGAATTGAAGTGCGAATACCGAACTAATCCTTTAGGCATTGACAATACAGCCCCAAGATTTAGTTGGATTATGGTGGACGCTGAGAAATCCCGTGGTCAAAAACAAACCGCTTACCAAATTTTAGTCGCTAGTAGTTTAGAACAATTAAATGCTGATACAGGAGATCTATGGGATTCTGGAAAAATAACATCCAATCAATCAGTTAATGTGAAGTTTGATGGAAATACTTTAGAATCAGGAAAGCACTATTTCTGGAAGGTGAAGATTTGGGATGCGAATGGTTTCGAGTCTAATTGGAGCGAGATAACTCATTTTTCAATGGGATTATTGAACCCAGAAGATTGGAAAGGCGAATGGATTTATAAAAAAGACCAAAACAAAAAAGACCATAATTGGTATAGAAAAAATGTGTCTTTAGATAAAACACCGCAATCTGCATTTATTTATATAGCGTCTTTTGGATATCATGAATTGTACGTGAATGGAAAGAAAGTGGGTGATGAGGTGATGAATCCAGTAAATTCCTTTTTCAAAAAACGCTTACCGTATCTAACTTATGATATTAAGGATTATTTAAAGAAAGGTGATAACGTCATCGGAATTTGGCATGCGGCAGGTTGGGCAAGATGGGGACGTGTAAAAGATTATTTCGATCCGCCTTTTGTATTTAAAGCTCAGGCTAATATTGATTTAGGTGAAGACAGGATGACCATAGTTTCAGATGCCTCATGGAAATGCAAAAAAAGCTACAGTTCTTACAATAGTTCATGGGATATATTAGATTTTGGCGGTGAAATTATTGATGAACGTTTACGTGAAGACGATTGGAATACTGCTGAATACGATGATAGTAATTGGGCAAATGCCGTTGTTTTTGATGAAACAGAAATGCAGGATGTTGCATTAGCTGATATTAATTTAGGGCCAAAAGGGGCTATAAGAGCACCAAGCACAGATGCTAATCCGCCTACAAGTAAAATTACAGCGACCTTAAGTGCACAAATGGTAGAGCCACAAGTGAAGTTTAAGGAAGTAAAACCTATTGGAGTCGCTAAAAATGAAGAAGGCAATTATGTGATTGATATGGGCGAAAACTACACCGGTTATTTCGAAATGAACCTTTATAATGGTAAAGCGGGCGATACCGTTACTTTTGAAATTGCCGACCATAAAGAGGTGTCCACATCATGGGAACAGCGCAGTAAATATATTTATGATAAAACCGGCAAAGGCCATTTTACCAATCGATTCAATTTGGCGGGAGGACGTTTTGTAACCATTTATGGTATTAATTATAAACCAGAATTAAAAGATATTAAAGGCTATGTTATTACCAATAATCGCAAACAAATAAGTCAGTTTGAAAGCTCAAGCGAGTTACTAAATAAGATTTACCAAGTGAATCTGAATACCTACATCGCTAATACGATAGATGGTATTTTGGTAGATTGCCCACACCGCGAACGACGAGGTTGGGGAGAAGTGACCGTTGCCGCTATGTACGGTGACGCTCTACCTAATTTTGAAAGTGGCGCCTACATGATGCAATATGCGCAATTGATGCAAGATACTCAGGCCGAAGACGGTAAAATGAGAGCAGTTATAAATGGCGACGATTTTGAGTTTTTAATGTGGATGGCCAACAGCCCAATAACCATTTGGGAAACCTACCGTATGTTGGGCGATAAGCAACTATTGGAAAATCACTACCCAACATTAAAAAAATGGATGCACTGGTTATATGAACATTCTAATTTTGATACCCAAGATGCTTTAAGAATTGGTGAACGAGGTACTTTAGAATTCCCAGGATTGGGCGATTGGTGTACACCACGAGGTAATTTTTGGACGTCTAGTAACTCTCCAGAATCAGAACATTTCAATAATTGTGTGTATGCTTTTATGCTCAAATCAGCATTCGAAATAGCCAAGACTTTAGATAAAACGGACGATGTAAAACTGTTTTCTGACCGTTTGGAAGTACAGCGAAAAGCAACACATCAAAAGATATACGATGCCCAAACTGGGAAATATGGTGAAGGGCATCAAGTAAATCAGGCTTTCGCTTTACTTTCAGGCGTTACTCCCGAGTCAGAACAACAAAAAGTTTACGATAATTTGGTGGACCAAGTTTTATATAAATTCCCATATTACGATACTGGTAGTTCGGGTCAGGCTCTTTACACCCGCTATTTTATAGAGCATGGGGAGCGTATGGATTTAATTTATGAACTGTTAAAAGACAAACGTCATCCTAGTTACGGCTACTTTTTGGAACAAGGTAAAACCGTGTGGCCAGAGCGTTGGTCGGCTATTGGTAACAGTCAAATCCATACTTGCTATACTGGCATTGGAGGGTATTTTATTAAAGGCTTTGCTGGTATTCGTCCAGATGCCGAAAACCCTGGGATGCAACAATTTGTGGTTAAACCGGCTCCTGTGGACGATTTGTCTTTTGCAAACACTAGCTACAAATCCATGTATGGTACCATTGTTTCTAATTGGAATAAAAGTGCTGAAGGTGCAGCCTTTCATATTGAAATTCCAGTCAATACATCTGCAAAAATTTACATTCCGGCAAACCAAAAAGAAGATGTCTTAGAGGGTGGAACCATCGCTGAAAAATCGAAAGGCATAAAGTATATGGGGACCGAGAAAAGTAATGCGGTTGGAAATTATGCGATTTTTGAAGTTGAATCGGGTGTTTATGATTTCAAAGTAACTGAGTTGCCAAAAGTAATTTACCCAGACCCTCTAAACAAACCTGATAATTTAGCATTAATAGGACGAATGAATGCGTCTTCAATGACAATTGATTCTGAAAAATTACCGCTTTTTGAGGCGTTTAGAGCAAACGATGAAAGCCTAGAAACATACTGGAAATCTGCTTCTACAACCAACGAATGGCTGGAAGTAGAGTGGTTTAAACCACAGACCTTTAATAAAATTGTAGTTAGCGAGAACGGATTAAACATTACAAACTATCAGTTACAATTTTGGGATGGTTCGCAATGGAAAGGTATTACCAATGGGACTTTATGTGGAGCAAATAAAGTACATGAGTTTGATGAGGTAACGTCAAATAAATGCCGACTTTTTATAAACCAAGCTAAAACCAAAGTGGGGATTTCAGAAATTCAGGTTTTCAATACAATAAAATAA
- a CDS encoding AraC family transcriptional regulator: MKNKFRKYLITTNIDKLWGFHINNIGRNVIEKHSGYPSRDHPDQYVFTWEKGRVLNEFHLVFITKGKGVFESETTGEINVSDGDIFLLFPGVWHRYKPKKSIGWTERWVGFSGKIASQFLSNGFFSASEPIISKCNKSSILNHFNALFKLFDEEPYGYQRLASGICLQLMAELYNIKSGGNNIENLNSMISKAKSIMYKNINKTIQLHDIAIHIGISYSKFRVDFKKQTGISPLQYFLLLKIEKSKELLLNTDRSQKEIAFELGFESDYYFNRLFKSKTGMTPGQYRVYEKKE; this comes from the coding sequence ATGAAGAATAAGTTTCGGAAATACCTAATTACAACAAATATTGATAAATTATGGGGGTTTCACATAAACAATATTGGACGAAATGTTATAGAAAAACACTCTGGATATCCATCTAGAGACCACCCTGACCAGTATGTTTTTACTTGGGAAAAGGGGCGCGTTTTAAATGAATTTCATCTTGTTTTTATTACAAAAGGAAAAGGTGTATTTGAAAGTGAAACTACTGGAGAAATAAATGTTTCTGACGGTGACATTTTTTTATTATTTCCAGGGGTTTGGCACCGATATAAGCCTAAAAAAAGCATAGGCTGGACCGAACGTTGGGTGGGGTTCTCTGGAAAAATAGCTTCTCAATTTCTATCCAATGGTTTTTTTAGTGCTAGTGAACCTATAATTTCAAAATGCAATAAATCTTCCATATTAAATCATTTCAATGCCTTATTCAAATTATTTGACGAAGAACCTTATGGTTACCAAAGATTGGCTTCTGGTATTTGCTTGCAACTTATGGCAGAACTTTACAATATCAAATCGGGCGGCAACAACATCGAGAACCTCAACTCCATGATTTCCAAAGCAAAAAGCATTATGTACAAGAACATCAACAAAACCATACAACTACACGATATAGCAATCCACATAGGAATTAGCTATTCAAAATTCAGAGTAGACTTTAAAAAACAAACCGGTATTTCCCCTCTACAATATTTTTTATTGCTGAAAATTGAAAAATCCAAAGAATTGCTTTTAAACACCGATAGATCCCAAAAAGAAATTGCGTTTGAATTGGGGTTTGAATCTGACTATTATTTTAACCGACTATTTAAAAGCAAAACAGGAATGACTCCTGGACAATATAGAGTTTATGAAAAAAAGGAATAA
- a CDS encoding DUF5627 domain-containing protein — MKIKYLIICAIAFSLMACENQENEFDDFGSTSVYFPFQTPVRTLIQGKYDLGFNENDNNGRFEIGVIMSGVYNNDKNRRVHFELAPDLVDAATLGLDTVNVKVLPASYYTIEQESPVTIPSGSTKGRIPVQLSDAFFDDPQSFAEFGEVHYVIPLRITDYEELDSLLTGVPADGVTDPIKIKADDWQTQPKDYTLFGIKFMNKYQGIYLRRGEDEAVGSNESVTVYENGDPTEIVSETIEGSTVYRSEFVVRDELLPVSTAGRNKAITTIDVRRPGVATNSKLSLLLTFNDNEEITVSNADPSSTVTVTGSGKFVEDGDEWGGKSRDVIYLDFQYREQEVEVTEDRFFGSLISTTTATFDLLHTVKDTLVIRDRDVKFEEFTLELTTE, encoded by the coding sequence ATGAAAATAAAATATTTAATAATATGCGCAATAGCCTTTAGTTTAATGGCTTGCGAAAATCAGGAAAATGAGTTTGACGATTTTGGCTCAACTTCAGTATATTTTCCATTTCAAACCCCTGTAAGAACATTAATTCAAGGGAAGTATGATTTAGGTTTTAATGAGAATGATAATAATGGGCGATTTGAAATTGGTGTTATTATGTCGGGAGTTTATAACAATGATAAAAACCGAAGAGTACATTTTGAGTTAGCTCCCGATTTGGTAGATGCTGCTACTTTAGGATTAGATACTGTAAATGTGAAGGTGTTACCAGCGTCTTACTATACTATTGAACAGGAAAGCCCCGTGACAATTCCTTCCGGTTCTACGAAGGGGCGTATCCCGGTGCAGCTTTCAGATGCTTTTTTTGATGACCCACAATCATTTGCGGAGTTTGGTGAAGTACATTATGTAATTCCATTAAGAATTACAGATTATGAAGAATTAGATTCGCTTTTAACAGGTGTGCCGGCTGATGGCGTTACTGACCCTATAAAGATTAAAGCAGATGATTGGCAAACACAACCTAAAGACTATACACTTTTTGGTATCAAGTTTATGAATAAATATCAAGGTATCTATTTAAGGCGCGGTGAAGATGAAGCTGTAGGGTCTAACGAATCGGTTACGGTTTATGAAAATGGAGATCCAACAGAAATAGTGTCAGAGACCATTGAGGGGTCCACCGTTTATAGATCTGAGTTTGTTGTCCGTGATGAATTGCTCCCTGTATCAACTGCAGGAAGAAATAAAGCGATTACTACAATTGATGTTAGAAGACCAGGTGTTGCTACAAATAGTAAGTTGTCTTTACTATTGACATTTAACGATAATGAAGAAATTACGGTTTCTAATGCTGATCCAAGTAGTACCGTTACTGTAACTGGCTCAGGAAAATTTGTTGAAGATGGTGATGAATGGGGAGGAAAAAGCCGAGACGTAATTTACTTAGATTTTCAATACCGTGAGCAAGAAGTTGAAGTTACTGAAGATCGTTTTTTTGGTTCGTTAATTTCAACAACAACAGCAACATTTGATTTATTGCATACAGTAAAAGATACTCTAGTAATAAGAGACAGGGATGTTAAGTTTGAAGAGTTTACTTTGGAATTGACTACAGAATAA
- a CDS encoding RagB/SusD family nutrient uptake outer membrane protein, which yields MKNLIKYILIVLVFTGMIACDTFEPIDENRPDFDFVNSNPAAAEGILLNAYTGLVDQYSFSEAATDDAVNNQLTNGYKRIAKGELTAQFNPAARWNNYEQVLWVNKFLQIVNAGEIAWSLDEVTNNLFNDRLKGEALALRALHHFYVLQAHAGKNASGELLGIPYFTEFIEADGNFNVPRLSFEATVQAIMKDFDDALELLPTDYSESPSDDKYDGIDINVYRRVNGAQNNLRISGRIVRALKARLALFAASPAFLNGQGNYYEIAAENAASVLETIGGVSGLDPNGIEFYTSDDNIKSIESLWRGSIGGNSSTYEERMFPPSVNGRGEINPTHNFVMAFPMMDGTPAIQANGFDPQNPYANRDPRLDKYVVLNGSSFGGGTINTGLGGGINRLDSIPERSTTTGYYLKKLLQPDVRINSDGTKSGKPHADVYFRYTELFLILAEAANEIGGPDHQVKGMSARSIITAIRERAGISPDNYIGSITTKEAMRELIRNERRIELSFEGHRFWDLRRWGVSLNETAKGYFYDGSNYVELPSIERRDFKSIYMPIPNAETLKFPELEQNNGW from the coding sequence ATGAAAAATTTAATAAAATATATATTAATTGTGTTGGTATTCACAGGCATGATTGCTTGCGATACCTTTGAGCCTATCGATGAGAATAGACCAGACTTTGATTTTGTAAATTCAAACCCTGCAGCTGCAGAAGGCATTTTGTTAAATGCATATACAGGTTTGGTAGATCAGTATTCCTTTTCTGAAGCTGCAACTGATGATGCTGTTAATAATCAATTGACTAACGGTTATAAAAGAATCGCGAAAGGTGAGTTAACAGCTCAATTTAACCCAGCTGCCCGATGGAATAATTATGAACAGGTACTTTGGGTAAATAAATTTTTACAAATTGTTAACGCGGGAGAAATAGCTTGGAGTTTAGATGAGGTGACAAACAATTTATTTAATGACCGCTTGAAAGGTGAAGCATTAGCGCTAAGAGCATTGCATCATTTTTATGTGCTTCAGGCACATGCAGGAAAAAATGCTTCTGGAGAGTTGTTAGGTATTCCGTATTTCACTGAGTTTATTGAAGCTGATGGTAATTTTAATGTACCCCGTTTGTCATTTGAGGCTACTGTTCAAGCCATTATGAAAGACTTTGACGATGCATTAGAGTTGTTGCCAACAGACTATAGTGAGAGTCCAAGTGATGACAAATATGACGGTATAGATATTAATGTTTACAGAAGGGTAAATGGTGCTCAAAATAATTTACGTATATCAGGTAGAATTGTAAGAGCCTTAAAAGCGCGTTTAGCTCTTTTTGCAGCAAGTCCAGCATTTTTAAATGGCCAAGGAAATTACTATGAAATTGCAGCAGAAAACGCAGCTTCTGTTTTAGAAACTATAGGAGGAGTTTCTGGTTTAGATCCAAATGGTATTGAGTTTTATACATCAGATGATAACATAAAGAGTATAGAATCCCTTTGGCGCGGTTCTATTGGTGGTAATAGCTCAACTTATGAAGAAAGAATGTTTCCACCTTCTGTAAATGGTAGAGGGGAAATTAATCCAACACATAATTTTGTAATGGCATTCCCAATGATGGACGGAACTCCTGCCATTCAAGCTAATGGCTTTGATCCACAAAATCCGTATGCTAATAGAGACCCGAGGCTGGATAAATATGTAGTTCTTAATGGATCTTCTTTTGGTGGCGGAACTATCAATACTGGTCTTGGCGGAGGAATAAATAGGTTAGATTCTATTCCTGAACGATCTACAACTACTGGATATTACCTTAAAAAATTATTACAACCAGATGTTAGAATCAATAGTGACGGAACTAAAAGTGGAAAACCACATGCTGATGTGTACTTTAGATACACAGAATTATTTTTAATTTTAGCAGAAGCCGCTAATGAAATTGGAGGGCCTGACCATCAGGTTAAGGGAATGTCTGCGCGTAGTATTATAACAGCAATTCGTGAAAGAGCCGGTATTTCGCCAGATAACTACATAGGGTCTATTACTACTAAAGAAGCTATGAGAGAACTTATTAGAAATGAACGACGTATAGAGCTAAGTTTTGAAGGACACAGGTTCTGGGACCTTAGAAGATGGGGAGTGTCACTAAATGAAACAGCAAAAGGTTATTTTTATGATGGAAGTAATTATGTGGAGTTACCATCCATTGAAAGAAGAGACTTTAAATCTATTTATATGCCAATCCCAAATGCTGAGACTTTAAAGTTTCCTGAACTTGAGCAAAATAATGGCTGGTAG
- a CDS encoding SusC/RagA family TonB-linked outer membrane protein encodes MYKFVLINIKKKMKINKLYRLFTLACLMLFCLSNIATAQTKGKKVSATVVDEQGNPLSDVNVFGSKGVRTSTDVNGKFLIAIDDDESLVIQKKGYESELINEADFTKNITLVKSPFLATEDDEIKMGVTTKDRREIVGAVSTINTRDRLTYDNTQWVRNYINGLTLGVRGSDNVRGLGNAVFVIDGVIGRDPNILNMEEVEQITVLKDANAVALYGSQGRNGVIVINTKRGKINKKEINVNVRTGISVPIALPNYLSSAAYMQLFNEARNNDGLDNFYDSALIQNFRSGSNKYKYPDVDLYSSEYVQPFISTTSIISEFSGGNDKNQYYVNVGWNRNEDWVNINDDINAGTNRFNLRGNIDFKINDWITSSLDGIAVISSNKGSRANLLSAGTTLKPNAYSPFLPANLVDTSDETVAGQLQAASLFNGMLLGTSQELQLDAPIALAIAGGYRNTVFRSTQFNNSLNFDLSKITKGLSAKTYLSFDFYDSYNLSINNQFKTYAPEWNGDRIANFGRVDHDNDPLTPDITDDSRIYGEDLKDLTENVSTNGFVSRFGFYGLVNYQKNIDQNNSINTTFLGYYNSEKSNNVIQTNIDSHLGLQMTYDFKKKVFVDFTAAYTHSIKLPEGNRNGLAPTFGLAYILSEEPFLKDSKFINYLKLKATGGIIKSDQGITALNDNGTVDNGASNYYLYDENYSRGGNFVWADGSSNSRQVLSQGANPNLGFEERIDFNLGFETYLMNSLWIEANYFRTELDKQLTFLQDQYPSFYNAFRPYDNFNNNLYTGFELGINFNKTINDFKVGIGANILYSQTEALKRSETNEFDYQNRVGKELSTIFGLVDGGFYSEADFDASGNLNAGLPVPQFGEVQPGDIKYLDQNGDDIIDNDDNVAIGQTSSPFTYGVNLNLKYKAFNLFILGTGQTGGDANKLSNSFNNYYEANGNNKYSEVAIGRWTPATASTATYPRLSSQSNQNNFKTSTFWLYNNNFFEITRAQLTYEFTDDLCNRLGLDDFSLNIQGTNLFEVAKNRDIRQLTIGGTPQARAYTLGLRMSF; translated from the coding sequence TTGTACAAATTCGTTTTAATTAATATAAAGAAAAAAATGAAGATAAATAAATTATATAGGTTGTTTACTCTAGCTTGTTTAATGTTGTTTTGCTTAAGCAATATTGCAACAGCACAAACAAAAGGTAAAAAGGTATCAGCAACCGTGGTCGATGAACAAGGGAATCCACTAAGTGATGTTAATGTTTTTGGATCTAAAGGCGTTCGAACGTCAACAGATGTTAATGGAAAATTTCTAATTGCCATAGATGATGATGAGTCTTTAGTAATACAAAAAAAGGGTTATGAATCGGAACTCATTAATGAGGCTGATTTCACTAAAAACATTACTTTAGTAAAATCTCCATTCTTGGCGACTGAAGATGACGAAATTAAGATGGGTGTTACTACCAAAGATCGCCGTGAAATTGTAGGAGCGGTTTCAACAATAAACACAAGAGACCGTTTAACCTATGACAATACCCAATGGGTAAGGAATTACATTAACGGCCTAACCTTAGGGGTAAGAGGCTCCGATAATGTGAGAGGTTTAGGGAACGCCGTTTTTGTTATTGATGGTGTAATTGGCCGTGACCCAAATATTTTGAATATGGAAGAGGTTGAGCAGATAACGGTTCTTAAAGACGCTAATGCGGTGGCATTATATGGTAGTCAAGGTAGAAATGGTGTTATTGTGATTAACACCAAGCGCGGAAAAATAAATAAAAAAGAAATTAACGTTAATGTACGTACTGGAATTAGTGTGCCAATAGCCTTGCCTAACTATTTGAGTTCAGCTGCCTACATGCAACTTTTTAATGAAGCAAGAAATAATGATGGATTAGATAATTTTTATGATTCAGCACTTATTCAAAATTTTAGGTCAGGTTCAAACAAATACAAATATCCTGATGTAGATTTATATTCAAGTGAATATGTGCAACCTTTTATTAGTACTACAAGTATTATATCTGAGTTTTCTGGTGGAAATGATAAAAATCAGTACTACGTTAATGTTGGATGGAATCGTAACGAAGACTGGGTAAATATAAATGATGATATCAATGCAGGCACGAACCGTTTTAATCTAAGGGGTAATATAGATTTTAAAATAAACGATTGGATTACAAGTAGTCTTGATGGTATCGCAGTTATTAGCTCAAATAAGGGTTCTAGGGCTAATTTGTTAAGTGCGGGTACAACTTTAAAGCCTAATGCTTATTCACCATTCTTACCTGCAAATTTAGTAGATACAAGTGATGAAACAGTTGCAGGTCAATTACAGGCAGCTAGTTTATTTAATGGAATGCTTTTGGGAACTTCGCAAGAACTGCAACTAGACGCACCTATTGCCTTGGCAATAGCGGGTGGGTATCGAAATACTGTGTTTCGTTCTACACAGTTTAATAACTCACTTAATTTTGATTTAAGCAAAATAACAAAAGGCTTATCTGCTAAAACTTATTTAAGTTTTGATTTTTATGATTCTTATAACTTATCAATAAATAATCAATTTAAAACCTATGCACCAGAATGGAATGGAGATAGAATAGCAAATTTTGGTAGAGTTGATCATGATAATGATCCTTTAACACCTGATATAACAGATGATTCTCGAATTTATGGAGAGGACTTGAAAGATCTAACAGAAAATGTTAGTACTAATGGATTTGTATCCCGATTTGGTTTCTATGGATTGGTAAATTATCAGAAAAATATCGATCAGAACAACTCTATAAACACGACCTTTTTAGGATATTATAATTCGGAAAAGAGTAACAATGTAATCCAAACTAATATAGATTCCCACTTAGGGTTGCAAATGACTTATGATTTCAAGAAAAAAGTGTTTGTTGATTTTACTGCTGCCTATACACATTCTATTAAATTACCTGAAGGTAATAGAAACGGTTTAGCACCAACATTTGGTTTAGCATATATTTTAAGTGAAGAGCCGTTTTTAAAAGATAGTAAATTTATAAACTATTTGAAGTTAAAAGCTACAGGAGGCATTATAAAATCAGATCAGGGTATTACAGCTCTTAATGATAATGGGACTGTTGATAATGGTGCTAGCAATTACTATTTATATGATGAAAATTATTCCCGAGGAGGTAATTTTGTTTGGGCAGATGGGTCTAGTAACTCTAGACAAGTCCTATCACAAGGTGCAAATCCTAACCTAGGCTTTGAAGAACGAATAGATTTCAATTTAGGTTTTGAAACTTATTTAATGAATTCACTTTGGATAGAAGCTAATTATTTTAGAACAGAACTTGACAAACAATTAACATTCTTGCAAGATCAATATCCTTCTTTTTATAACGCGTTTAGGCCATATGATAATTTCAATAACAATTTATATACTGGTTTTGAATTGGGGATAAATTTCAATAAAACCATTAACGATTTTAAAGTTGGTATAGGAGCCAATATTTTGTATAGTCAAACAGAAGCATTAAAACGCTCTGAAACAAACGAGTTTGATTACCAAAATAGAGTAGGAAAAGAGCTTTCTACAATTTTTGGATTGGTTGATGGAGGCTTTTATTCTGAGGCTGATTTTGATGCAAGCGGTAATTTAAATGCTGGTTTGCCAGTACCTCAATTTGGCGAGGTGCAACCTGGTGATATAAAATACCTAGATCAAAACGGTGATGATATTATTGATAATGATGACAATGTAGCTATAGGACAGACTAGTAGCCCTTTTACTTATGGTGTAAACCTAAACTTAAAGTATAAAGCATTTAATCTGTTTATACTTGGAACGGGACAAACAGGGGGCGATGCTAACAAGTTAAGTAATAGTTTTAACAATTATTATGAAGCTAACGGAAACAACAAATACTCTGAAGTAGCTATAGGACGTTGGACACCAGCAACGGCCAGTACAGCAACATACCCAAGATTATCTTCACAGAGTAATCAAAACAACTTTAAAACATCCACCTTTTGGTTGTACAACAACAATTTCTTTGAGATTACCCGTGCTCAGTTAACTTATGAATTTACTGATGATTTATGTAATAGATTAGGTTTGGATGATTTTAGTTTAAATATTCAAGGAACTAATCTTTTTGAAGTCGCTAAGAACAGAGATATTCGTCAATTAACTATTGGCGGTACGCCTCAAGCTAGAGCGTATACCCTTGGTTTAAGAATGTCATTTTAA